Proteins encoded in a region of the Mucilaginibacter sabulilitoris genome:
- a CDS encoding head GIN domain-containing protein has translation MKKTSLAIAIVACASLSVLSSCQFACVHGSGKTGTEQRKANDFKKIEISGAFKIHLKQDSSSVISITGDDNLLKYISTSVDGDKLTIKLKKTTCFDDSLVVNVGIRNLNEIRSSGAVEVSSTGKIVTNDLAIHLSGASKVNLDINAANVKSEGSGVSELNLKGQAASHSVDFSGVGKINAFDFVVGDYTINTSGASHCKINVLKTLNVHSSGASDIQYKGSPSTVNNDKSGASHLQKVD, from the coding sequence ATGAAGAAAACAAGTTTAGCCATTGCCATTGTGGCTTGCGCATCATTAAGTGTATTATCATCATGCCAGTTTGCCTGCGTGCATGGGTCGGGAAAGACAGGCACAGAGCAGCGCAAAGCAAATGATTTTAAAAAGATCGAAATATCGGGTGCGTTTAAAATTCACCTAAAACAGGATAGCTCCTCAGTAATTTCAATTACAGGTGATGATAATTTACTTAAATATATTTCCACCTCCGTTGATGGGGATAAACTAACCATTAAGCTAAAAAAAACAACCTGTTTTGATGATAGCCTGGTAGTAAATGTTGGAATACGTAACCTTAACGAGATCAGGTCATCAGGCGCGGTTGAGGTTTCATCAACCGGCAAAATAGTAACCAATGATCTTGCGATTCACTTGTCGGGTGCTTCAAAAGTTAACCTCGATATAAACGCGGCCAATGTAAAAAGCGAGGGCAGCGGCGTAAGTGAATTGAACTTAAAGGGGCAGGCAGCATCGCATAGTGTTGATTTTAGTGGTGTAGGTAAAATAAACGCTTTTGATTTTGTTGTTGGCGATTATACCATCAACACATCGGGCGCGAGCCATTGCAAGATTAACGTATTAAAAACGTTAAACGTGCACTCCAGCGGCGCTTCAGATATTCAGTATAAAGGTTCACCATCCACCGTAAATAATGATAAGTCGGGCGCGTCACATCTTCAAAAAGTTGACTGA
- a CDS encoding aceric acid hydrolase — translation MWSKMMKLLIVCLVVLTGSAYAQNKALVNTDKSKFAKLSSVDMGNVTWTNGFWADRFKVCRDTMIPNLWRIYTDPKISHAFRNFEIAAGLDTGSHEGPPFHDGDFYKLFEAVASMYASTHDPKLDALMDKTIAVIAKAQRPDGYIHTPTIIEERKSSSKEKAFNDRLNFETYNLGHLMTAACVHYRATGKTSMLKLAVKATDYLYKFYKTASPELARNAICPSHYMGVVEMYRTTHDPKYLELAKNLINIRGLMENGTDDNQDRIPFRQQKQAMGHAVRANYLFAGVADVYAETGDTTLMHTLTLMWNDVVNRKMYITGGCGSLYDGVSPDGTSYNPNDVQKVHQAYGRDYQLPNFTAHNETCANIGNVLWNWRMLQISGDAKYADVMELALYNSVLSGISLSGRDFLYTNPLSYSDDLPFSQRWSKDRVGYIKLSNCCPPNVVRTISEISDYAYSISDKGLWFNLYGGNTLETKLKDGSAIKLTQTTNYPWDGKIGIKIEQAPGKSASMFFRIPGWSKDAVLTINGKAVTQTLSRGGYAEINRDWKTGDKIELNLPMPVTMMEANPLVEETRNQVAVKRGPVVYCLESADLAKGQKVFNIALSSKNQLQPEMIKIDNSDIMSLVGKADVRDEANWKNKLYKEISAPKQNAVDVRLIPYYAWGNRGHVDMETWIPLDR, via the coding sequence ATGTGGAGCAAAATGATGAAGCTTTTGATTGTTTGTTTGGTAGTATTAACGGGGAGTGCCTATGCCCAAAACAAGGCTTTGGTAAACACCGACAAAAGTAAATTTGCCAAGTTAAGCAGCGTGGATATGGGTAATGTTACCTGGACAAATGGCTTTTGGGCCGACAGGTTTAAGGTGTGCCGTGATACCATGATCCCCAACCTATGGCGAATATATACCGACCCAAAGATCAGTCACGCGTTTCGGAATTTTGAAATAGCTGCCGGGCTGGATACCGGATCGCATGAGGGCCCGCCGTTTCATGACGGCGATTTTTATAAACTGTTTGAAGCAGTAGCCAGCATGTACGCGTCAACCCACGACCCTAAGCTGGATGCCCTGATGGATAAAACTATCGCGGTAATAGCCAAAGCACAAAGGCCTGATGGTTATATACATACCCCAACCATTATTGAAGAACGTAAAAGCAGCAGTAAGGAAAAAGCCTTTAATGACCGTTTAAATTTCGAAACCTACAATTTGGGCCATTTAATGACCGCTGCTTGTGTGCATTACCGTGCTACGGGTAAAACCAGTATGCTGAAACTGGCCGTTAAAGCAACAGACTATCTTTACAAATTTTATAAAACAGCTTCTCCTGAATTAGCACGAAACGCTATTTGCCCATCGCATTATATGGGCGTAGTGGAGATGTACCGCACTACACACGATCCTAAGTATCTCGAATTGGCCAAAAATTTAATCAACATTCGTGGGTTGATGGAGAATGGAACAGATGATAACCAGGATCGTATCCCATTCAGGCAGCAAAAACAAGCTATGGGGCACGCGGTACGTGCCAATTATCTTTTTGCAGGCGTTGCCGATGTTTATGCTGAAACGGGGGATACTACCCTGATGCATACTCTCACCTTGATGTGGAACGATGTGGTGAATCGTAAAATGTACATTACAGGCGGTTGCGGTTCACTTTACGACGGTGTTTCGCCCGACGGTACATCTTATAACCCGAATGATGTGCAAAAGGTGCATCAGGCTTACGGGCGCGATTATCAGCTCCCCAATTTTACCGCGCATAATGAAACCTGTGCCAATATTGGCAATGTGTTATGGAACTGGCGCATGCTGCAAATTTCGGGAGATGCGAAATATGCTGATGTGATGGAGTTGGCCCTGTATAACAGTGTGCTTTCCGGTATTAGTTTAAGCGGCCGCGATTTCCTGTATACTAATCCGTTGAGTTATTCTGATGATCTGCCGTTCAGCCAACGTTGGTCAAAAGACAGGGTAGGGTATATTAAACTATCAAACTGTTGCCCGCCTAATGTGGTGCGTACCATATCTGAAATTAGTGATTACGCCTACAGCATATCTGATAAAGGACTGTGGTTTAATCTTTATGGTGGCAATACGCTCGAAACCAAACTGAAGGATGGTTCCGCAATAAAATTAACCCAAACAACCAATTACCCCTGGGATGGTAAGATTGGTATCAAGATTGAACAGGCCCCGGGTAAGTCGGCCTCTATGTTTTTCCGTATTCCGGGATGGAGCAAAGATGCGGTTTTAACGATAAATGGTAAAGCTGTTACTCAAACACTTTCACGCGGCGGTTATGCAGAGATTAACCGTGATTGGAAAACTGGTGATAAGATAGAGTTAAATCTGCCTATGCCAGTAACCATGATGGAAGCTAATCCTTTGGTTGAGGAAACCCGCAATCAGGTGGCCGTTAAACGTGGTCCCGTGGTATACTGTCTCGAATCTGCCGATTTAGCAAAAGGGCAAAAAGTATTTAATATCGCACTTTCATCAAAAAATCAGCTCCAACCCGAGATGATCAAAATAGATAACAGTGATATCATGAGTCTTGTTGGTAAAGCCGATGTACGTGATGAGGCCAATTGGAAAAATAAATTATACAAGGAGATATCGGCGCCCAAGCAAAATGCGGTTGATGTGAGGCTGATCCCTTATTATGCCTGGGGAAACCGTGGCCATGTGGATATGGAAACCTGGATACCGCTGGATAGGTAG
- a CDS encoding GIN domain-containing protein, which produces MKTKLFTIITMLVLVGGITSSTYASVNNNSNATVLTDVSKINKIEIRGNVELYVSAGNADQVKVYNRYYAESALVQSQNGVLRITSYKPEKLVVWVTANDLRAISAYDNAQVKSFGKLSAIDLEVNLHNNATASLNVDTYNANVNVNDYAKIDLAGTSSVYTLNHAISTKVNNNNFVAETYRDTLNGLAHREVVDEFAGL; this is translated from the coding sequence ATGAAAACAAAATTATTTACCATCATCACTATGTTAGTTTTAGTAGGTGGAATAACAAGCTCAACTTATGCATCAGTAAATAATAATAGCAACGCTACTGTTTTAACCGATGTAAGCAAGATCAATAAAATTGAAATCCGTGGCAACGTTGAATTGTATGTATCTGCAGGCAATGCTGACCAGGTAAAAGTTTACAATCGTTACTATGCCGAAAGCGCACTGGTTCAAAGCCAAAACGGGGTATTACGTATTACATCATACAAACCCGAAAAACTGGTAGTTTGGGTAACTGCTAATGACCTGCGTGCCATAAGCGCTTATGACAATGCACAGGTAAAATCATTCGGCAAACTTTCTGCCATCGACCTTGAAGTTAACCTGCATAATAATGCTACCGCCAGTTTAAATGTAGATACCTACAATGCTAATGTTAATGTGAACGATTACGCTAAAATTGATTTAGCCGGTACTTCAAGTGTATATACTTTAAATCACGCGATATCAACTAAAGTAAACAATAATAACTTTGTCGCCGAAACCTACAGGGATACGCTTAATGGCTTGGCTCACAGAGAAGTAGTTGACGAGTTTGCTGGTCTTTAA
- a CDS encoding ABC transporter permease — protein MLKNYFKTAVRNLLRHKSNAVINVAGLTVGFAAFLLIFLVVQYEESFDGFHIKKDRIYRVVRIGRNPVNRGYRTGVPVPVTSVIRAELPEVANAAAITKSGDVQIIVTAKDGSVLKGFKETSGVFFAEPQFFQLFDFKLVDGDIKTAISEPNTVLLTKATASKYFGGWKGIVGKMFKMDGVFVKVTGVLDNPPPNTDFPIKAVLSYTTLYNQNTLSNWSGINDGNYCFVELASGHTLRQLTKSLSDFTNRHIKPINPDYNLSPQPLNELHYDERYGNYTGRTFSKDLILALSLIGLFLLIVACVNFINLTVAQAVNRSREVGVRKVLGGSRVQLIFQFLGETGITSLLAMFISLIIVVITIPAINNLLEIHLTATTLYSPRLMVFLSGSLVLVSFLSGFYPALVLSGFKPVTVLKGAASSDQKRGVLFRRGLVVFQFVIAQGLIIGTLVVASQMDYFRTADMGFRKDAVIYARFPNDRLGGTKIDYLHNELLNVPGIEKLSFSMFLPSSNDGGSFTDLNKEGHKGITPDVIVNIKMAEPDFFDVYKLPIVAGRVYFASDTIHEYVVNETVIRKLGIRDPKDAIGMPVTVGGQTFPIVGVMKDFHTNSLRDPIDPVVMTTNKNGYRIASIKIDLRKTKSITAAMERIWKRDFPEFTLEYNFVDQTIANYYKQENQLSKLYTIFSGIAIFISCLGLYGLISFMALQRRKEIGIRKVLGAPVKDIVILLSREFTMLVIVAFLIAAPLAWYFMHQWLQGYTYHIMIGLWFFAATIFSSIIIAWLTVGYTAIKAALANPVNSLRTE, from the coding sequence ATGTTAAAAAACTACTTCAAAACGGCGGTAAGAAATCTACTAAGACATAAAAGTAACGCGGTGATTAATGTCGCGGGTCTTACTGTAGGTTTTGCCGCCTTCCTTTTAATATTTCTCGTGGTTCAGTATGAAGAAAGCTTTGATGGCTTCCATATAAAAAAAGATAGGATATACCGTGTGGTGAGGATCGGGAGAAACCCAGTTAACCGGGGATATAGAACGGGTGTGCCGGTGCCCGTAACATCAGTGATACGTGCAGAGTTGCCCGAAGTAGCCAATGCCGCCGCAATAACCAAAAGCGGTGATGTGCAGATAATTGTAACCGCTAAGGACGGCTCCGTATTAAAAGGGTTTAAGGAAACAAGCGGTGTCTTTTTTGCCGAACCGCAGTTTTTTCAACTATTTGATTTTAAATTGGTCGATGGCGATATAAAAACAGCTATCAGCGAACCGAATACTGTATTATTAACTAAAGCTACAGCTTCAAAATACTTTGGGGGTTGGAAAGGCATAGTAGGAAAAATGTTTAAAATGGACGGCGTGTTTGTAAAAGTTACCGGTGTGCTTGATAACCCACCGCCGAACACGGATTTTCCGATAAAAGCTGTACTGTCCTATACTACCCTTTATAATCAAAATACCTTAAGCAACTGGAGTGGTATTAATGACGGAAATTATTGTTTTGTGGAGCTTGCCAGCGGGCACACGCTACGCCAGCTTACTAAATCACTTAGCGACTTTACCAACAGGCATATTAAACCTATAAATCCGGATTATAACCTTTCGCCTCAACCGTTGAACGAACTGCATTATGATGAAAGGTATGGAAATTATACGGGGCGCACATTTAGTAAAGACCTGATCCTGGCGCTTAGTCTCATAGGTTTGTTTTTACTTATTGTGGCCTGCGTAAACTTTATCAATTTAACTGTCGCCCAGGCAGTTAACCGCTCCCGGGAAGTAGGTGTCAGGAAAGTTTTGGGAGGCAGTAGGGTGCAATTGATATTTCAGTTTTTAGGTGAAACAGGGATCACCAGCTTACTTGCCATGTTCATTTCCCTCATCATTGTTGTTATAACTATACCTGCTATAAATAATCTGCTTGAAATCCATCTGACTGCTACCACGCTTTATAGCCCCAGGCTCATGGTGTTCTTGTCTGGTTCTTTAGTGTTGGTGTCATTTCTTTCCGGGTTTTACCCCGCACTTGTGCTTTCTGGGTTTAAACCGGTAACTGTTTTAAAAGGTGCCGCGAGCAGCGATCAAAAAAGAGGTGTTTTGTTTAGAAGGGGATTGGTAGTTTTTCAGTTTGTAATTGCACAGGGGCTCATTATTGGGACGCTGGTAGTAGCTTCGCAAATGGACTATTTCCGCACGGCCGATATGGGATTTAGAAAAGACGCTGTCATCTATGCAAGATTTCCCAATGATCGCCTTGGCGGCACAAAAATCGATTATCTGCATAATGAATTACTAAATGTCCCGGGCATAGAAAAACTTAGCTTCAGCATGTTTTTACCCTCATCTAACGATGGCGGCTCGTTTACCGATTTAAATAAAGAGGGCCACAAAGGCATTACTCCCGATGTGATAGTTAATATCAAAATGGCCGAGCCTGATTTCTTTGATGTATATAAACTCCCTATTGTTGCCGGCAGGGTTTATTTTGCTTCTGATACTATTCATGAGTATGTGGTTAATGAAACCGTGATCAGAAAATTAGGCATCCGTGACCCCAAAGATGCTATTGGTATGCCTGTTACCGTGGGCGGACAAACCTTTCCAATTGTAGGTGTAATGAAAGATTTTCATACCAATTCGCTTCGTGACCCTATTGATCCTGTGGTAATGACAACCAATAAAAACGGATATCGAATAGCCAGTATAAAAATCGATCTGAGGAAAACAAAATCAATCACCGCTGCTATGGAGCGTATATGGAAAAGGGATTTTCCTGAATTTACACTCGAATATAATTTCGTAGATCAAACTATCGCCAATTATTACAAACAGGAAAATCAGCTTTCAAAGCTTTATACGATATTCTCAGGTATTGCTATCTTTATTTCATGCCTGGGATTGTATGGTTTAATATCTTTTATGGCTTTACAACGCAGAAAAGAGATTGGTATACGCAAGGTGCTTGGTGCCCCTGTCAAAGATATTGTAATCCTATTATCAAGGGAATTTACAATGCTGGTTATCGTAGCGTTTTTAATCGCGGCGCCATTAGCCTGGTATTTTATGCATCAATGGTTGCAGGGTTACACTTATCATATTATGATTGGTTTATGGTTTTTTGCTGCTACTATTTTTTCTTCTATAATTATAGCCTGGTTAACGGTGGGATATACAGCCATAAAGGCTGCCCTGGCTAATCCTGTAAATAGTTTGAGAACCGAATAA
- a CDS encoding AAA family ATPase — protein sequence MKIHVMGASCAGSTTLGTALARELGYPLFDSDKYFWETSEQPFTVRRDSELRNAMITHDISGQENWILSGSLVSWGPAWLRMFNLVIFLYIPHDIRMQRLEARELERYGDRIFTDPEYIVKYQTFRQWASGYDDNITNGRTLQVHQTWLSKLTCPVLEIKGDTSIQRRVEIVLNKIKEIR from the coding sequence ATGAAGATCCACGTTATGGGCGCCTCCTGTGCAGGTTCAACCACTTTGGGTACAGCCTTGGCCAGAGAGCTCGGCTATCCTTTATTTGACAGCGATAAATACTTCTGGGAAACATCCGAACAACCTTTTACCGTAAGGCGTGATTCAGAGCTGCGCAATGCCATGATAACACACGATATCTCCGGGCAAGAAAATTGGATATTGAGCGGGTCTTTGGTAAGTTGGGGACCTGCATGGCTCCGGATGTTTAACCTTGTGATATTTTTATATATCCCCCACGACATCAGGATGCAGCGGCTCGAGGCCCGCGAACTGGAACGATATGGAGACCGCATTTTTACCGATCCCGAATACATTGTCAAATACCAAACCTTCAGGCAATGGGCATCGGGCTACGATGACAATATTACCAATGGCCGAACTCTCCAGGTACACCAAACATGGTTAAGTAAATTAACCTGCCCGGTTTTAGAAATAAAAGGCGATACCTCCATACAGCGACGTGTAGAGATAGTGTTAAATAAAATAAAAGAGATCCGCTAA
- a CDS encoding glycosyl hydrolase encodes MRKFTFILTLCVSCLVLQVTAQVRSVSRSKDELKQAFLHPPESAKPWVFWYWMQAAVTREGITADLQAMKQAGIGGAYLMPIKGVANPPYLTPAIEQLTPQWWAMVKFAMQEADRIGVKLAMHDCDGFALAGGPWITPELSMQKVVWSKTLVIGGRTYQDTLPKPAHYKNYYKDIEVLAYPSLPGEGTSSYDARPKVTTSIVGTDLQYLAENGNKKSFATNEPCWIQLEFEKPFTCRSLVIHTTASNYQSERLQVEVSDDGRIFRSLGKLQPPRHGWQDGDAEITNEIVPTTSRYFRFVYDKTGSEPGAEDLDFAKWKPSLKLSGIELSAEPRIHQYESKTGEVWRISKRTTITQLPQELCIPKDKIINLTNELDANGRLNWNVPAGQWTILRIGHTSTGHTNATGGAGNGLECDKFNPEAAKVQFDHWFGEAVRQAGPELAKKVLKIFHIDSWECGSQNWSPVFAAEFKKRRGYDLLPYLPVMAGIPVQSAGESEKVLSDVRETIAELLVDNFYGTMAKLAYEKGCTFTAESVAPTMMSDGMLHYQLADVPMGEFWFRSPTHDKPNDMLDAISGGHIYGKNIIQAEAFTELRLLWDEHPAMLKAMADLNFALGINRYVFHVNVHNPWLDRKPGMTLDGIGMFFQRDQTWWKPGKAWFDYIQRCQALLQQGHPVTDIAVFTGEETPRRAILPDRLVNTLPGIFGAEMVAQEKERLANKGEPIVNSISDASHSANMALPENWTDPLRGYAYDSFNRDALLRLATVKNGRITLPGGASYAMLVIPGAHAMSPDSGLTSPEVVKRLQELVNEGATVLINNQPMRAPGMADDATVAKEGKRLLSNAAQKGKVIIGPYQKDTFDELGVARDFTAQENDKKAKDIAWAHRRSSDFELYFISNQQAAERTLDISLRSAGFVPELWDALTGEIHAVNQWQSKNGRTMLPVHLAPNGSVFIVLREKAVASGIAKGKNWSVQIPVQTLTGAWKVQFNPKYAGPEKAVIFDQLEDWSKREENNIKYYSGTASYSQSFTWNNIAKSGIWLDLGSVENLAEVYVNGINCGVAWAYPYQVNISKALKKGVNRLKIEVSNTWANRLMGDHALPEKERVTWTNAVYRLEGRSLLPAGLLGPVKIISLRD; translated from the coding sequence ATGAGGAAATTCACCTTTATACTTACCCTTTGTGTTAGCTGTTTGGTATTGCAGGTAACAGCTCAGGTACGAAGTGTTTCCCGTTCAAAAGATGAGCTAAAACAGGCATTTCTTCATCCACCCGAATCGGCTAAACCCTGGGTATTTTGGTACTGGATGCAGGCCGCCGTGACCCGTGAAGGTATTACTGCCGATCTGCAGGCCATGAAACAGGCTGGTATTGGCGGCGCTTATTTGATGCCTATAAAAGGGGTAGCTAATCCACCATATTTAACCCCTGCCATAGAGCAGCTTACACCGCAATGGTGGGCCATGGTTAAATTTGCCATGCAGGAAGCCGACCGCATAGGTGTTAAACTGGCCATGCATGATTGCGATGGTTTTGCTTTGGCCGGTGGCCCCTGGATTACGCCGGAGCTTTCTATGCAAAAAGTGGTATGGTCAAAAACATTGGTTATAGGGGGGAGAACCTATCAGGATACGTTACCTAAACCCGCGCATTACAAAAATTACTATAAAGACATTGAGGTGCTGGCGTATCCTTCTTTACCGGGTGAGGGTACAAGTAGTTATGATGCCCGGCCAAAGGTAACCACCAGTATTGTCGGTACTGATCTGCAATATCTTGCCGAAAACGGCAACAAAAAAAGCTTTGCCACTAATGAACCCTGCTGGATACAACTGGAATTTGAAAAGCCTTTTACCTGCCGTTCGCTGGTAATTCATACCACAGCCAGTAACTATCAATCTGAACGTTTACAGGTAGAAGTAAGCGACGATGGCCGAATATTTCGCTCGTTAGGTAAATTGCAGCCACCGCGCCACGGCTGGCAGGATGGTGATGCAGAAATAACAAATGAAATTGTGCCCACTACCTCAAGATATTTCAGGTTTGTATACGATAAAACAGGCTCAGAACCGGGCGCGGAAGATCTTGATTTTGCCAAATGGAAACCTTCGCTTAAACTTTCGGGTATTGAGCTATCTGCCGAACCTCGCATTCACCAGTATGAGAGTAAAACGGGTGAAGTATGGCGTATAAGCAAACGTACTACCATCACACAACTACCTCAGGAGCTATGCATCCCTAAAGATAAGATCATTAATTTAACCAATGAGCTCGATGCCAATGGCCGGCTTAACTGGAATGTACCCGCAGGGCAATGGACTATTTTGCGTATAGGGCACACCTCCACCGGGCACACCAATGCAACTGGTGGCGCGGGTAATGGTTTGGAATGTGATAAATTTAATCCCGAAGCTGCTAAAGTACAGTTTGATCATTGGTTTGGGGAGGCGGTAAGGCAAGCAGGGCCGGAACTGGCGAAGAAAGTTTTAAAGATATTCCATATCGACAGCTGGGAATGCGGCAGCCAAAACTGGTCGCCGGTATTTGCGGCAGAATTTAAAAAACGCAGGGGGTATGATCTGCTACCTTACCTGCCCGTAATGGCTGGTATACCGGTGCAAAGCGCCGGTGAATCTGAAAAAGTACTGAGCGATGTGCGCGAAACCATTGCCGAGCTGTTGGTTGATAATTTTTATGGCACTATGGCCAAACTGGCATATGAAAAAGGCTGCACTTTTACGGCCGAAAGCGTGGCCCCAACAATGATGAGCGACGGCATGCTGCATTATCAACTGGCTGATGTGCCGATGGGTGAATTCTGGTTTCGCAGTCCTACACATGATAAGCCCAATGATATGCTCGATGCCATTTCGGGAGGGCACATTTACGGAAAAAATATTATCCAGGCCGAAGCTTTTACCGAATTGAGATTATTATGGGACGAACATCCTGCCATGTTGAAAGCCATGGCCGATTTGAATTTTGCCCTGGGTATTAATCGCTATGTGTTTCATGTAAATGTGCACAATCCATGGCTCGACCGTAAACCCGGTATGACGCTGGACGGCATCGGCATGTTTTTTCAGCGCGACCAAACCTGGTGGAAACCCGGTAAAGCATGGTTTGATTATATACAGCGGTGCCAGGCCTTGCTGCAGCAAGGCCATCCGGTAACTGATATAGCCGTGTTTACGGGCGAGGAAACACCCCGGCGGGCGATATTACCTGATAGATTGGTTAATACCTTGCCCGGGATATTCGGCGCTGAAATGGTGGCTCAGGAAAAGGAAAGACTGGCTAATAAAGGCGAACCTATAGTAAACAGTATCTCTGATGCCAGCCACTCGGCCAACATGGCTTTACCGGAAAACTGGACAGATCCGCTGCGAGGTTATGCTTACGATTCCTTTAACCGTGATGCCTTATTGCGTTTAGCTACAGTGAAAAATGGCAGGATCACGCTGCCCGGAGGTGCAAGTTATGCTATGCTGGTGATACCCGGCGCGCACGCCATGTCTCCGGATTCGGGGCTTACGTCGCCAGAGGTTGTAAAACGCTTACAGGAATTGGTAAATGAAGGGGCAACGGTATTGATTAATAATCAGCCAATGCGTGCACCCGGTATGGCTGATGATGCGACGGTTGCGAAGGAAGGTAAAAGACTATTGAGTAATGCGGCTCAAAAAGGTAAAGTAATTATCGGTCCGTATCAAAAAGATACATTTGATGAGTTGGGTGTCGCTCGTGATTTTACAGCACAGGAAAACGATAAAAAAGCCAAAGACATAGCCTGGGCACACAGGCGCTCATCAGATTTTGAACTGTACTTTATATCAAACCAACAGGCAGCGGAACGCACTCTTGATATATCTTTAAGGTCAGCAGGTTTTGTGCCCGAACTTTGGGACGCCCTTACAGGTGAAATTCATGCCGTAAATCAATGGCAGTCAAAAAATGGGCGTACCATGTTACCTGTTCATTTGGCTCCAAACGGCTCGGTGTTTATCGTCCTGCGTGAAAAAGCTGTGGCTTCTGGAATTGCCAAGGGTAAAAACTGGTCCGTTCAAATCCCGGTGCAAACACTTACCGGTGCATGGAAAGTTCAGTTCAATCCAAAATACGCCGGGCCTGAAAAGGCTGTAATATTTGATCAGTTGGAGGATTGGTCTAAGCGTGAAGAAAATAATATCAAATATTACTCGGGTACAGCAAGCTATAGTCAGTCGTTTACATGGAATAATATCGCTAAGAGTGGAATATGGCTCGATTTAGGTAGTGTAGAGAACCTTGCCGAAGTGTATGTAAACGGGATAAATTGTGGTGTGGCCTGGGCGTATCCATATCAGGTAAATATCAGCAAAGCCTTAAAAAAAGGTGTTAACCGGCTAAAAATTGAAGTTAGCAATACCTGGGCCAACCGTTTAATGGGTGATCATGCTTTGCCTGAAAAGGAACGTGTTACCTGGACTAATGCAGTTTATCGGTTAGAAGGTAGGTCATTATTGCCGGCGGGTTTATTAGGGCCGGTAAAAATTATAAGTTTAAGGGATTAA